One Clostridium sp. CM027 genomic window carries:
- a CDS encoding ribonuclease H-like domain-containing protein: MFIKKYKIKVILPNEIFTKYKMDTIAYLDIEATGFDMEYDKIVLISLGYYLNKDEFEIVQYFAEAPSDEESLLKELKKAMGNFKRWCSYNGTAFDEPFIIRKMYRYNLGFRMPREHIDLFRIIRPFHKKMGIKNCSLKSVEQFTGINRKDEINGAMWVELYNEYLVKHDEKSKEILMLHNYEDVVNLPKIFNVVDIIENDLDLKRKEKLAKKQIAFLKSNRTTNEPLKMVSTRLSILAK; the protein is encoded by the coding sequence ATGTTTATCAAAAAATACAAAATTAAGGTTATTTTGCCTAACGAAATTTTCACCAAATATAAGATGGACACTATTGCGTATTTAGATATTGAAGCTACAGGGTTCGATATGGAATATGATAAAATAGTATTGATATCTTTAGGGTATTACTTAAACAAAGATGAATTTGAAATCGTTCAATATTTTGCGGAGGCGCCAAGCGACGAGGAGAGTCTTTTGAAAGAACTTAAGAAAGCGATGGGTAATTTTAAAAGATGGTGTTCTTATAATGGAACAGCCTTTGATGAGCCCTTCATAATTAGAAAGATGTACAGATATAATCTTGGGTTTAGAATGCCAAGGGAACATATAGATTTATTTAGGATTATAAGACCTTTTCATAAAAAAATGGGAATTAAAAATTGCAGTTTAAAAAGTGTAGAGCAGTTCACTGGTATTAACAGAAAAGATGAAATAAATGGGGCTATGTGGGTTGAACTATATAATGAATACCTAGTAAAACATGATGAAAAGTCTAAGGAAATTCTTATGCTTCATAATTATGAGGATGTTGTGAATTTGCCTAAAATTTTCAATGTAGTTGATATTATTGAAAATGATTTGGATCTTAAGAGAAAAGAAAAATTAGCTAAAAAACAAATAGCTTTTTTGAAAAGTAATAGAACCACTAATGAACCACTAAAAATGGTGAGTACCAGGTTATCTATATTAGCAAAATAG
- a CDS encoding GspE/PulE family protein — MSLQNKQKLGYILVQTKKITEEQLKSVLKKQRISGKRLGEQLIEDNILTEDVIIDVLEIQLGIMRVDLERTVVNMEAVKCISESLALRYNLIPIDIEDNKIKVAMADPLNVFAIDDVGISSGYEVEPLITTQTAIKKSIDRYYSSQYVQKAANELVKSQTQSDIKGLSVEESDSLENIKNAPAVRLVDSLVKNAVKSRASDIHIEPFDEYVRVRYRIDGELHEVLKSPKETLAALVTRIKILGNMNIAEKRLPQDGRILMNIEKKDYDLRVSILPTVYGEKVVIRVLDRENFLKSKKQLGLSKDDLEKVEGIIKSPYGIILVTGPTGSGKSTTLYSILSDLNKENTNIITVEDPVEYLIDDINQVNVNIKAGLTFASGLRSILRQDPDIIMIGEIRDSETAEIAIRSAITGHLVLSTIHTNDAASAVVRLSDMGIEPYLVATSVSGVISQRLVRRICKHCKTSFEASSYEKTILGLEEQETLKLYKGEGCTYCNNSGFSGRTGVYEIMEITREIRESILLNKSIDQIKDISIRNGMKTLKKSCEELVYSGETTIDELIKIAFSKDS, encoded by the coding sequence ATGAGTCTTCAAAATAAACAGAAATTAGGATATATACTTGTTCAAACCAAGAAAATAACTGAAGAACAGTTGAAATCAGTTTTGAAAAAACAAAGAATATCTGGGAAAAGACTTGGAGAACAACTTATAGAGGACAATATTTTAACGGAAGATGTAATAATAGATGTACTTGAAATACAACTAGGAATTATGAGAGTAGATTTAGAAAGAACTGTTGTAAATATGGAAGCAGTTAAATGTATATCTGAAAGTCTAGCTCTTAGATACAATTTGATTCCTATAGATATAGAAGACAATAAAATCAAAGTTGCTATGGCAGACCCATTAAATGTGTTTGCAATCGATGATGTGGGCATATCATCAGGTTACGAGGTAGAACCTTTAATTACAACTCAAACAGCCATTAAAAAGTCTATAGATAGATATTACTCGTCGCAATATGTTCAAAAGGCAGCAAATGAACTAGTAAAATCTCAAACTCAAAGTGATATAAAGGGACTTAGCGTGGAGGAATCTGATAGTCTTGAAAACATTAAGAATGCTCCTGCGGTAAGGCTTGTAGATTCTCTAGTTAAAAATGCAGTAAAAAGCAGGGCTAGTGACATTCACATAGAACCCTTTGATGAGTATGTTAGGGTTAGATATAGAATCGATGGTGAGCTTCATGAAGTATTGAAGTCTCCCAAGGAAACCTTAGCTGCATTGGTAACAAGAATAAAAATACTTGGTAACATGAATATAGCAGAGAAAAGACTTCCTCAAGATGGAAGAATACTAATGAATATAGAGAAAAAAGATTACGATCTTCGCGTATCTATTCTTCCTACGGTTTATGGAGAGAAAGTGGTTATTAGAGTGCTTGACAGAGAAAACTTTCTTAAATCTAAGAAGCAACTAGGATTAAGTAAAGATGACTTAGAAAAGGTAGAGGGTATAATTAAAAGCCCTTACGGTATTATTTTAGTAACGGGGCCTACAGGAAGTGGTAAGTCTACCACGTTATATAGTATTTTAAGTGATTTGAATAAGGAAAATACTAATATTATAACTGTAGAAGACCCAGTAGAATACTTAATAGATGATATAAATCAAGTTAATGTGAATATTAAGGCGGGACTAACCTTTGCGTCAGGCCTTAGATCTATTTTAAGACAAGATCCAGATATAATAATGATAGGTGAAATCAGAGATAGTGAAACAGCAGAAATAGCGATTAGGTCCGCTATTACAGGACATTTGGTTTTAAGCACTATTCATACCAACGATGCGGCCTCAGCAGTAGTAAGACTTTCGGACATGGGAATAGAACCATACCTAGTGGCAACTTCGGTAAGTGGAGTTATTTCACAAAGACTTGTGCGGAGGATATGTAAGCACTGTAAAACTTCTTTCGAAGCTAGTAGTTATGAAAAAACAATATTAGGATTAGAAGAGCAAGAGACGCTAAAGCTTTATAAAGGCGAGGGTTGTACCTACTGTAATAACAGTGGGTTTTCGGGCAGAACAGGTGTCTATGAGATTATGGAAATTACTAGAGAAATAAGGGAAAGCATTCTACTTAACAAAAGCATAGATCAAATTAAAGATATAAGCATTAGAAATGGAATGAAAACCCTTAAAAAGTCCTGTGAGGAGCTGGTTTATAGTGGTGAAACTACAATAGATGAATTAATAAAAATAGCTTTTTCAAAGGATAGTTAG
- the argS gene encoding arginine--tRNA ligase — translation MDYKKIVAERIKQLVELDIETIEKLIEIPPRPEMGEFAFPCFQLAKTMKKAPNMIANDLKGKIENEGFEKIECFGPYLNFFLDKGVFIKNTIEKILEEGESYGSSKIGEGKNMIVEYSSPNIAKPFHVGHLFTTVIGNSLYKILSFEGYNCTGINHLGDWGTQFGKLIYAYKNWVDEDALEKEPINELLRIYVKFHEEADIDPTLNDEAKMYFRKLEDGCVDEVKLWTKFRDLSLVEFKKLYKTLNVEFDSYAGESFYCDKMDDIIKDIDSKGLLVDSNGAKVVMLDEYNIPPCIIKKSDGATIYATRDLAAATYRKKTYDFHKNIYVVGKDQALHFKQVFTTLKLMGNEWADDCVHVPFGTVRFADKKLSTRKGDVIFLDELLDQAVVKTLEVINEKNPELENKEDVAKKVGIGAIVFTYLKNHRERDIVFNWEEMLSFDGETGPYVQYTYARAKSILRKVGENSNKPETNEVRTNVEPDYNKLNSKEEFELVKQLEGFQSAIMAAIDKLEPSMVTRYVIEVAKAFNKFYNQHNISNLEDESNKKAKIKMVESTCQVIKNALNLIGIEVVDRM, via the coding sequence ATGGATTATAAAAAAATAGTTGCAGAAAGAATTAAACAATTGGTGGAGCTCGATATAGAAACAATAGAGAAGTTAATTGAAATACCCCCAAGACCTGAAATGGGAGAGTTTGCTTTTCCGTGTTTTCAATTAGCAAAAACTATGAAAAAAGCGCCTAATATGATAGCTAATGACCTAAAAGGAAAAATTGAAAATGAGGGTTTTGAAAAAATAGAGTGCTTTGGTCCTTACTTAAATTTCTTTCTAGACAAAGGAGTATTTATTAAAAATACTATAGAAAAAATATTAGAAGAGGGAGAAAGCTATGGTTCATCTAAAATAGGTGAAGGTAAGAATATGATAGTAGAGTATTCATCACCTAATATAGCAAAGCCATTTCACGTAGGACATTTATTCACTACAGTTATAGGTAACTCTTTATATAAGATACTTTCTTTTGAAGGATATAATTGTACTGGAATTAATCATCTTGGGGATTGGGGAACACAATTTGGTAAGCTTATTTACGCCTATAAAAACTGGGTAGACGAAGATGCATTAGAAAAAGAGCCTATTAATGAATTATTAAGAATTTATGTGAAATTCCATGAAGAGGCTGATATTGACCCAACACTTAATGATGAAGCAAAAATGTATTTTAGGAAATTAGAAGACGGTTGCGTTGATGAAGTTAAGCTTTGGACTAAATTTAGAGACTTAAGCCTAGTAGAGTTTAAGAAACTTTACAAAACTTTAAATGTTGAATTTGATTCTTATGCTGGGGAAAGTTTTTACTGTGATAAAATGGATGACATAATAAAAGACATAGATTCAAAGGGCCTACTTGTAGACAGTAATGGAGCTAAAGTTGTAATGCTCGATGAATACAATATACCACCTTGCATAATTAAAAAATCAGACGGTGCTACAATTTATGCTACTCGTGATTTAGCTGCAGCAACTTACAGAAAGAAGACTTATGATTTTCATAAAAATATTTATGTAGTTGGAAAAGATCAAGCTCTTCATTTTAAACAAGTATTTACTACTTTAAAGCTTATGGGCAATGAGTGGGCAGATGATTGTGTGCATGTACCTTTTGGCACAGTAAGATTTGCAGATAAAAAATTATCTACAAGAAAAGGCGATGTTATTTTCTTAGATGAATTATTAGATCAAGCAGTGGTTAAAACTCTTGAAGTAATAAATGAAAAAAATCCAGAGCTTGAAAACAAAGAAGATGTAGCTAAAAAAGTAGGAATAGGTGCTATTGTATTCACTTATTTAAAAAATCATAGAGAAAGAGATATTGTCTTCAATTGGGAAGAAATGCTTAGCTTTGATGGGGAAACAGGTCCTTATGTGCAATATACTTATGCAAGAGCAAAAAGCATATTAAGAAAAGTTGGAGAAAATAGCAATAAACCTGAAACTAATGAAGTTAGAACTAATGTAGAACCTGATTATAATAAATTAAATTCTAAAGAAGAATTTGAACTTGTTAAGCAGTTAGAAGGTTTCCAAAGTGCAATTATGGCTGCTATTGATAAATTAGAACCATCTATGGTTACAAGATATGTTATTGAGGTAGCAAAGGCATTTAATAAATTTTATAATCAGCACAATATATCAAATTTAGAAGATGAATCGAATAAAAAAGCAAAAATTAAAATGGTAGAATCTACTTGCCAAGTAATCAAGAACGCGTTAAACCTTATAGGGATAGAAGTTGTAGACAGAATGTAG
- a CDS encoding type II secretion system protein, which produces MIETIIKKKKKGFTLIELIAVIAILAILGAILVPKITGYSDSAKKAKAISDAKIIVNAAAAYNADHETAQIADTGTFKLGLDAIIGTGTGKVIEVKPSEFSEVTTLAQLKVIAAAGKDHIILDSNGMVTSN; this is translated from the coding sequence ATGATTGAAACGATTATTAAAAAGAAGAAAAAAGGATTTACACTTATCGAGCTTATTGCAGTTATAGCAATACTTGCTATACTAGGTGCTATTTTGGTGCCAAAAATTACAGGCTATTCCGACAGTGCTAAGAAAGCTAAGGCTATATCGGATGCTAAAATTATAGTGAATGCAGCAGCAGCCTACAATGCTGATCATGAAACTGCACAAATTGCAGATACAGGTACTTTTAAACTTGGATTAGATGCAATTATAGGAACTGGAACTGGAAAAGTTATAGAGGTAAAACCTAGTGAATTTTCTGAGGTCACAACATTAGCACAATTAAAGGTGATTGCAGCTGCTGGCAAAGATCATATAATTCTTGATAGTAATGGAATGGTAACATCTAACTAA
- a CDS encoding type II secretion system F family protein, producing the protein MPVFVYEAKNVQGVSLKGKMEASNERAVSMMLREKSYYPVRIKEYKKSLNVDLSSLKMVSTKDISIFCRQFSVIVSAGISIVKAVDIVKEQTENPKLKKVLYVVSEEIQKGKTFSISLREHKDIPDMLVNMVEVGETSGNLDTILGTLAKYYENEHKLQQKIKQAITYPKVIVIFSFIVVTGIVIFVVPTFTNMIIDAGGKIPLPTKIVMGISNFFRENIIAVTLIMLFTFLLFKILGNKGKRKLRNDRYTMKMPIFGKLYLKIVTARFARTFGILLSSGVPMIESLETCAKVLNSRTISDILFSIKEEVKKGIGLGDALSTREIFPLMLTQMIKIGEESGNMDEVLKKTADFYDDEVASATAQMTALIEPLIIIGLAMVVGFIVVSIILPIFGMYDAVGV; encoded by the coding sequence GTGCCGGTTTTCGTATATGAGGCAAAAAACGTTCAAGGTGTTTCATTAAAAGGTAAAATGGAGGCCTCAAATGAAAGAGCTGTAAGTATGATGCTTAGAGAGAAAAGCTATTATCCTGTTAGAATAAAAGAATATAAGAAATCCTTAAATGTAGATTTAAGCTCTCTTAAAATGGTTAGTACAAAGGATATATCAATATTTTGCAGACAGTTTTCAGTTATAGTTTCTGCGGGAATCAGTATAGTTAAGGCTGTAGATATAGTTAAAGAACAGACAGAAAATCCAAAGCTTAAAAAAGTTTTATATGTTGTGAGCGAAGAGATACAAAAGGGCAAAACTTTTTCAATATCCCTTAGAGAACACAAAGATATTCCAGATATGCTAGTAAATATGGTTGAGGTTGGAGAAACTAGCGGGAATTTGGACACAATTTTGGGAACATTAGCTAAGTATTATGAGAATGAGCATAAACTACAGCAAAAAATAAAGCAGGCCATAACATATCCAAAGGTTATTGTTATTTTTTCATTTATTGTTGTAACTGGGATTGTAATCTTTGTGGTGCCTACATTTACAAATATGATTATAGACGCAGGAGGAAAAATTCCACTTCCTACTAAAATTGTTATGGGCATCAGTAATTTTTTTAGAGAAAATATAATAGCTGTAACTTTAATTATGTTATTTACTTTTCTATTGTTTAAAATTTTGGGCAATAAGGGTAAGAGAAAATTGAGAAATGATAGATATACTATGAAAATGCCTATATTTGGGAAGCTATATTTGAAGATTGTAACAGCTAGATTTGCTAGAACATTTGGAATACTTTTATCTAGTGGAGTACCAATGATTGAAAGTTTAGAAACCTGCGCGAAGGTCCTTAATAGTAGAACAATTAGTGATATACTTTTTTCTATTAAAGAAGAAGTTAAAAAAGGGATAGGTCTTGGTGATGCTTTGTCAACTAGGGAAATCTTTCCACTGATGCTTACTCAAATGATTAAAATAGGTGAAGAATCTGGTAATATGGATGAGGTCTTAAAGAAAACGGCTGATTTTTATGATGATGAGGTAGCGAGCGCTACAGCACAAATGACTGCTTTAATAGAACCCCTTATAATAATAGGATTAGCAATGGTAGTCGGATTTATAGTGGTATCAATAATACTACCTATCTTTGGCATGTATGATGCAGTAGGGGTCTAA
- the ade gene encoding adenine deaminase, producing the protein MEQTRRNIDAAMGRVKADLVLKNANFINVFTENIDRGDIAILGDTIIGIGEYDGTAEIDCSDLYVSPGFIDSHVHIESSMIMPKQFAEVIIKKGVTTIIADPHEIANVEGMNGINFMINNSKKAPIDVFFMLPSCVPATNFEDSGFVLNANNFDKLINNKLVLGLGEVMDVTAVTNKDENILKKIDIAKHKHIDGHCPNISPRELNAYLSCGVRTDHESENAKEALLKVSRGMYVMLREGSAARNLKEILPAVTKNNFGRFLFCTDDRHVDDLLESGSIDNCIRISIKQGINPINAFIMASFNAAKCYGLLDRGAIAPGYKADLVLFEDLKGVNIMKVIKNGKEYKELPGTKHVDLKIKSSMHMDFIDSEIFKVKSNAKAVNVIKLIPNSLRTKLVQRKTESELGYIKRVAERDVLKIAVIERHHNTGKHFVGFIEGLGLKHCSIAQTIVHDSHNLIVVGDNDKDMEVAVNTLVSIGGGIAMVSEGKVIAQLSLPIAGLMTFESPYMVSEHLNRLSRIARGFGVREEYDPFVSLSFMALPVIPEVKITTRGLFDYNKHAFIKLIVE; encoded by the coding sequence ATGGAGCAGACTCGGAGAAACATTGATGCAGCGATGGGAAGGGTTAAAGCAGATTTAGTGCTAAAGAATGCGAATTTTATAAATGTGTTTACTGAAAATATAGATAGAGGGGATATTGCTATACTAGGCGATACTATTATAGGAATTGGTGAATACGATGGAACCGCTGAAATTGATTGCTCAGATTTATATGTTTCGCCGGGATTCATTGATTCGCATGTACACATAGAATCCTCCATGATTATGCCCAAGCAGTTTGCGGAGGTGATAATTAAAAAAGGTGTAACTACAATAATAGCAGATCCACATGAAATAGCTAATGTAGAAGGAATGAACGGTATTAACTTTATGATAAATAATAGTAAAAAAGCACCTATAGATGTTTTTTTTATGCTACCTTCTTGTGTTCCGGCAACAAACTTTGAGGATAGTGGATTCGTTCTTAATGCTAATAATTTTGATAAATTAATCAATAATAAGCTAGTTTTAGGTCTCGGTGAAGTAATGGATGTGACCGCAGTTACAAATAAGGATGAAAATATATTAAAAAAAATAGATATAGCAAAGCACAAACATATAGATGGTCACTGTCCTAATATATCGCCTAGGGAGTTAAATGCATACTTAAGCTGCGGTGTAAGAACAGATCATGAAAGCGAAAATGCCAAAGAAGCCTTACTAAAAGTTAGTAGGGGAATGTACGTAATGCTGCGAGAAGGATCAGCTGCAAGAAATTTAAAGGAAATTCTTCCCGCTGTTACCAAGAATAACTTCGGAAGATTTTTATTTTGCACGGATGATAGACATGTAGACGATTTACTAGAGAGTGGCTCCATAGATAACTGTATTAGAATTTCTATAAAGCAGGGAATTAATCCTATAAATGCGTTTATAATGGCCTCATTTAATGCAGCTAAATGTTATGGTTTGTTGGATAGAGGAGCTATAGCACCAGGATATAAAGCAGATTTAGTGCTATTTGAAGACTTAAAGGGCGTAAATATAATGAAAGTTATAAAAAATGGTAAAGAGTATAAAGAATTACCGGGCACAAAACATGTAGACTTAAAAATAAAATCGTCCATGCATATGGATTTTATAGATAGTGAAATTTTCAAAGTTAAAAGTAATGCTAAAGCTGTAAATGTGATAAAATTAATTCCGAATTCCTTGCGAACTAAATTGGTACAGAGGAAAACAGAAAGTGAACTTGGTTATATAAAGAGAGTGGCAGAAAGAGATGTTTTAAAAATAGCAGTAATTGAAAGACATCATAATACAGGTAAGCATTTTGTTGGATTTATAGAAGGATTAGGATTAAAACATTGCTCCATAGCACAAACTATAGTCCATGATTCTCACAACCTTATAGTCGTTGGAGATAATGATAAGGACATGGAGGTGGCAGTTAATACTCTTGTTTCGATTGGTGGAGGTATAGCTATGGTGTCTGAGGGGAAAGTTATTGCTCAGCTAAGCTTGCCAATTGCGGGGCTAATGACCTTTGAGTCCCCATATATGGTGTCAGAGCACCTAAATAGGCTTAGTAGAATTGCCAGAGGCTTTGGAGTACGAGAGGAATATGACCCTTTTGTAAGCTTATCTTTTATGGCACTTCCAGTAATACCTGAAGTTAAAATTACTACTAGAGGATTGTTTGACTATAATAAGCATGCATTTATAAAGCTTATTGTCGAATAA
- a CDS encoding ribonuclease H-like domain-containing protein: MITKLSSIKVGEISVEGALTIDGNKQLFKDALFFDLEHYIYKKPICIGVFGCCYYDEISNELKVTQYMAENKKDAIEILSLAKNYFEEMKMKYNKKFIVTFSGNNDFTVINYLLKAHKIDFILEGYFGEVDLQKCYEKAEGTCIGLKALEKIFEIDRESEVISGSNLAKTFGKIVKDAEYINRMPKEKKEKILLYNQQDVVSLFYIYVDWYNKIQLKTEESIAHQ; this comes from the coding sequence GTGATTACAAAACTTAGTAGTATTAAGGTAGGGGAAATTTCAGTGGAAGGGGCCCTTACTATAGACGGAAATAAGCAACTCTTTAAAGATGCATTGTTTTTTGATTTAGAACATTACATTTATAAAAAGCCCATATGTATAGGAGTTTTTGGGTGCTGCTATTATGATGAAATTTCAAATGAGTTAAAGGTTACCCAATATATGGCGGAAAATAAAAAAGATGCTATAGAAATATTATCTTTAGCTAAAAATTATTTTGAAGAAATGAAGATGAAGTATAATAAAAAATTCATCGTTACATTTTCAGGGAATAATGATTTTACAGTTATAAACTATTTGTTAAAAGCTCATAAAATAGATTTTATACTAGAAGGGTATTTTGGCGAAGTAGATTTGCAGAAATGTTATGAAAAAGCTGAAGGAACATGTATTGGGCTTAAAGCTCTAGAAAAGATATTTGAGATTGATCGCGAAAGTGAGGTAATTAGTGGCTCTAATTTAGCTAAAACCTTTGGTAAAATAGTAAAAGATGCTGAGTATATAAATAGAATGCCTAAAGAAAAAAAAGAAAAAATATTATTATATAATCAACAAGATGTTGTTAGTTTATTTTATATATATGTTGATTGGTACAATAAAATACAGTTAAAAACTGAGGAAAGCATAGCACATCAATAG
- the feoB gene encoding ferrous iron transport protein B produces MITAALLGNPNVGKTTLFNALTGSNQYVGNWAGVTVEKKEGFIANKIKIVDLPGIYAMDTYSNEEKVSKEFLQSSNVDVIVNIVDASSLDRNLYLTTQLKQFNKPIILVLNMIDVAISKGIDINLKLLEQKLGVKIIPIVASKGKGISDVRDCLLKKDYITTSTNSLKFKDEKETYDYIECLLKSITNKNTDNKASITEKIDKIVLNRILAYPLFFGSLFLIFMFTFTWVGQPLADLLDSLLNDFFVPFLRIVLASNSAWFSSLLIDGIVGGVGSVIVFLPVILTLFLGISFLEDSGYMARAAFIMDKLMRKMGLSGKAFIPLIVGFGCSVPAIMSARTLESDKDRKLTALLVPLMSCNARLPVYALFASIFFPGRETFMVFSLYLLGIGLAFGIGLLFKNTLFKKDEEPFIIELPVYKLPEPKSLLIHTWQKGKGFLKKAGTIIFSISVIIWFLSNFNTTGMVDINISFLASIGKFINPVFIPLGFASWQNSVALLTGLMAKEVVVGTMGVIYGGNLKHILANYFTPLSAYSFLVFVLLYTPCVSVIATMKKEYGNKMAIFSLTYQLLLAWIVSFIIFNVGSVIIG; encoded by the coding sequence ATGATTACTGCTGCTTTACTAGGTAATCCTAATGTTGGCAAAACAACTCTATTTAATGCACTTACAGGTTCTAACCAATATGTAGGTAATTGGGCTGGAGTGACCGTAGAAAAAAAAGAAGGCTTTATAGCTAATAAAATTAAAATTGTTGACTTGCCTGGTATTTATGCCATGGACACTTATTCAAACGAAGAAAAAGTTTCCAAGGAATTTTTGCAAAGCAGTAACGTAGATGTAATTGTAAATATTGTTGATGCATCGAGCCTTGATAGAAATTTATACCTTACAACTCAATTAAAACAATTTAACAAACCGATAATTTTAGTATTAAACATGATAGACGTAGCAATATCTAAGGGAATAGACATTAATTTAAAACTTTTAGAACAAAAACTAGGGGTAAAAATAATACCTATAGTAGCTTCAAAAGGTAAAGGTATTTCTGATGTTCGCGATTGCCTCCTCAAAAAGGATTATATTACCACTTCTACAAACAGTCTAAAATTTAAAGATGAAAAAGAAACTTATGATTACATTGAATGTTTATTAAAATCAATTACTAATAAAAACACTGATAATAAAGCTTCTATTACAGAAAAAATAGATAAAATTGTGCTTAATAGAATACTTGCTTATCCGCTATTTTTCGGAAGTTTATTTTTAATTTTTATGTTTACATTTACCTGGGTTGGACAACCTTTAGCTGATCTTCTAGATAGTTTGCTTAATGATTTTTTCGTTCCATTTTTACGTATTGTACTTGCGAGTAACAGCGCTTGGTTTTCTTCTCTACTAATTGATGGTATCGTAGGCGGAGTTGGTTCCGTAATAGTATTTTTACCTGTTATATTGACATTATTCTTAGGTATTTCATTTTTAGAAGACAGTGGATACATGGCAAGAGCTGCTTTTATAATGGATAAGTTAATGAGAAAAATGGGCTTATCAGGTAAAGCTTTTATTCCTTTAATTGTTGGTTTCGGTTGCTCTGTTCCAGCTATAATGTCTGCTAGAACTCTAGAGAGTGATAAAGACAGAAAATTAACAGCACTTTTAGTTCCTCTTATGTCCTGCAATGCCAGGCTTCCAGTTTATGCATTGTTTGCATCAATATTTTTTCCTGGAAGAGAAACCTTCATGGTATTTTCATTATACTTACTAGGTATTGGTTTAGCCTTTGGAATTGGCCTACTATTTAAAAATACTTTATTCAAAAAGGATGAAGAACCTTTTATTATAGAATTACCTGTATATAAATTACCAGAACCAAAAAGCTTATTAATACACACTTGGCAAAAAGGTAAAGGCTTCTTAAAGAAAGCCGGCACTATAATTTTCTCAATTTCCGTAATAATATGGTTTTTATCAAATTTCAATACTACAGGTATGGTTGATATAAACATTAGCTTTTTAGCTTCAATAGGAAAATTTATAAATCCAGTATTTATACCACTTGGATTTGCTTCATGGCAAAATTCGGTAGCACTTTTAACTGGTCTTATGGCTAAGGAAGTAGTTGTAGGTACAATGGGTGTTATATATGGAGGTAATTTAAAACATATTTTAGCTAATTATTTTACGCCACTATCGGCTTATAGTTTCTTAGTTTTCGTATTATTATATACTCCCTGTGTATCGGTAATCGCAACTATGAAAAAGGAATATGGAAATAAAATGGCAATTTTTTCTTTAACATATCAATTGCTATTAGCTTGGATAGTTTCTTTTATAATATTTAATGTAGGTAGTGTTATAATTGGATAA
- a CDS encoding FeoB-associated Cys-rich membrane protein translates to MEFIIVGVIIVVAGYILYSNIKKQASGDCGCGNGCKGCSHSCELKPPNKIQ, encoded by the coding sequence GTGGAATTTATTATTGTTGGTGTGATTATAGTTGTAGCTGGATATATCTTGTATTCTAATATAAAAAAGCAAGCAAGTGGTGATTGTGGTTGTGGAAATGGCTGTAAAGGCTGTAGCCATAGCTGTGAGCTAAAGCCCCCCAATAAAATTCAATAA
- a CDS encoding ferrous iron transport protein A, with protein MSIYDLKPGDKALIDSVCGDDKFAKRLLALGFIEGTEVKLVATAPLGDPIIINLRGFNLAIRKNDAKNISIKIA; from the coding sequence ATAAGTATTTACGATTTAAAGCCAGGAGATAAAGCGCTCATTGACTCCGTTTGCGGGGATGATAAATTTGCTAAAAGATTACTCGCATTAGGCTTCATAGAAGGTACTGAAGTTAAATTAGTAGCTACCGCACCTCTAGGGGATCCTATAATTATAAATTTACGCGGTTTCAATTTAGCCATTAGAAAAAATGACGCTAAAAATATATCTATAAAAATTGCATAA